The following proteins come from a genomic window of Natrinema saccharevitans:
- a CDS encoding HAD-IIB family hydrolase codes for MTADPPLVLDIDGTLTRPEGWGIDPRVFDAIRQWDAPVVIATGKAFPYPVALCHFVGIPELVVAENGGVVYTGDDVFFTADCEAARAVATEYRAAGYDLGWGEEDTVNRWRETEIAINLEQPLEPLREIAADHGLEVIDTGYAYHVKDTDPNKGEGLETIADRVGIDLADCVAVGDSVNDVSTFEAVGRSFAVGNADELAKAAADEVLDGVHADGTLAVLERVRGS; via the coding sequence ATGACCGCCGATCCGCCGCTGGTGCTGGACATCGACGGCACGCTGACCCGCCCGGAAGGGTGGGGCATCGATCCCCGCGTCTTCGATGCGATCCGCCAGTGGGACGCGCCCGTCGTCATCGCCACCGGGAAGGCCTTTCCCTACCCCGTCGCCCTCTGTCACTTCGTCGGGATTCCGGAACTCGTCGTCGCCGAGAACGGCGGCGTCGTCTACACCGGCGACGACGTGTTCTTCACCGCCGACTGCGAGGCCGCTCGAGCCGTCGCCACGGAGTACCGCGCCGCCGGTTACGACCTGGGCTGGGGGGAGGAAGACACCGTCAACCGCTGGCGCGAGACCGAGATCGCGATCAACTTGGAACAGCCGCTCGAGCCCCTGCGCGAGATCGCCGCCGACCACGGTCTCGAGGTGATCGACACCGGCTACGCCTACCACGTCAAGGACACCGATCCGAACAAGGGCGAGGGACTCGAGACGATCGCCGACCGCGTCGGGATCGACCTCGCCGACTGCGTGGCCGTCGGCGACTCCGTCAACGACGTCTCGACGTTCGAGGCCGTCGGCCGGAGCTTCGCCGTCGGCAACGCCGACGAACTGGCGAAAGCGGCCGCCGACGAGGTCCTAGACGGCGTTCACGCCGACGGGACGCTCGCGGTCCTCGAGCGGGTCCGCGGGTCGTAG
- the glpA gene encoding anaerobic glycerol-3-phosphate dehydrogenase subunit GlpA translates to MVRDTEVLVLGGGSTGCGIARDLATRGLEVTLVERGTLTDGTTGRMHGLLHSGGRYAVSDRASATECIEENETLREIAGHCVEETGGLFVKRPEDSDDYFRAKLEGCRDCGIPARVLSGREAREIEPYLAEDVERAIEVPDGAVDPFRLCVANAVDAEAHGARIETHAEVIDLLREGDDVYGVEVRHGAGPGKRSDAAAGTTEEITAEYVVNATGAWAGQIGSMADLEIEVRPSKGVMTIMNVRQVDTVINRCRPKGDADIVVPHETTAILGTTDEEVADPDDYPEERWEVEAMIDTLSELVPILAESRTIRSFWGVRPLYEPPGTDTQDPTDITRDFFLLDHADRDGVAGISSIVGGKFTTYRAMAEEIADHVCAKLGVTASCSTADEPLPGSENLERLEAGMDDFGLRSPVARRSKQRLGSRASEVLETDEPNPVICQCEGVTRAEVRDAIEGSGADLNAVRIRTRASMGNCQGGFCCQNVAHELHPQYDEATVRAALDELFAERWKGQRHALWGEQLSQAMLNYALHATTMNRDRDPADATGDVDFAAFDDGGARGAEPRRDD, encoded by the coding sequence ATGGTACGGGACACCGAGGTTCTCGTCCTCGGCGGCGGCTCGACCGGCTGTGGGATCGCCCGCGATCTTGCGACCCGCGGTCTCGAAGTCACGCTCGTCGAACGGGGGACCCTCACGGACGGCACCACCGGTCGGATGCACGGCCTGTTACACAGCGGCGGCCGCTATGCCGTCTCCGATCGGGCCAGCGCGACCGAGTGTATCGAGGAGAACGAAACGCTCCGGGAGATCGCCGGTCACTGCGTCGAGGAGACCGGCGGCCTGTTCGTAAAACGGCCCGAGGACTCGGACGACTACTTCCGGGCAAAACTCGAGGGCTGTCGCGACTGCGGAATTCCGGCACGGGTCCTCTCGGGGCGAGAGGCCCGCGAGATCGAACCCTACCTCGCCGAGGACGTCGAGCGGGCGATCGAGGTGCCCGACGGGGCGGTCGACCCGTTCCGGCTCTGTGTCGCAAACGCCGTCGACGCCGAGGCCCACGGCGCGCGGATCGAGACCCACGCCGAGGTGATCGACCTCCTGCGCGAGGGCGACGACGTCTACGGGGTCGAGGTCCGCCACGGTGCCGGGCCCGGTAAGCGAAGCGACGCCGCGGCCGGGACCACCGAGGAGATCACCGCCGAGTACGTCGTCAACGCGACCGGCGCGTGGGCGGGCCAGATCGGCTCGATGGCCGACCTGGAAATCGAGGTCCGCCCCTCCAAGGGCGTCATGACCATCATGAACGTCCGGCAGGTCGACACCGTCATCAACCGCTGTCGGCCGAAAGGCGACGCGGACATCGTCGTCCCCCACGAGACGACCGCGATCCTGGGGACGACCGACGAGGAGGTCGCGGATCCGGACGACTACCCCGAGGAACGGTGGGAGGTCGAGGCGATGATCGACACGCTCTCGGAACTGGTTCCGATCCTCGCCGAATCGCGGACCATCCGCTCGTTCTGGGGCGTGCGCCCGCTCTACGAGCCGCCGGGGACCGACACGCAGGACCCGACCGACATCACGCGGGACTTCTTCCTGCTCGATCACGCCGACCGCGACGGCGTCGCCGGGATCTCGAGCATCGTCGGCGGCAAGTTCACCACCTACCGGGCGATGGCCGAGGAGATCGCCGACCACGTCTGTGCGAAACTGGGCGTCACGGCCTCGTGTTCGACCGCCGACGAACCCCTGCCCGGCAGCGAGAACCTCGAGCGGCTCGAGGCGGGGATGGACGACTTCGGGCTGCGCTCGCCGGTGGCCCGCCGGAGCAAGCAACGGCTGGGGAGCCGGGCGAGCGAGGTCCTCGAGACCGACGAGCCGAACCCGGTGATCTGCCAGTGCGAGGGCGTGACCCGCGCGGAGGTCCGCGACGCGATCGAGGGGTCGGGCGCGGACCTGAACGCGGTCCGCATCCGGACGCGGGCCTCGATGGGGAACTGTCAGGGCGGGTTCTGCTGTCAGAACGTGGCCCACGAACTCCACCCCCAGTACGACGAGGCGACGGTCCGGGCGGCGCTCGACGAGCTCTTCGCCGAGCGCTGGAAGGGGCAACGCCACGCCCTGTGGGGCGAACAGCTCTCGCAGGCGATGCTCAACTACGCCCTGCACGCGACGACGATGAACCGCGATCGGGATCCCGCGGACGCGACCGGGGACGTCGATTTCGCGGCGTTCGACGACGGCGGGGCTCGAGGGGCCGAGCCTCGGAGGGACGACTGA
- the glpB gene encoding glycerol-3-phosphate dehydrogenase subunit GlpB, whose product MAIEDDVLVVGGGLAGATAALAAVERDVRVRLVSHKQSTLRHASGLIDVLGYTPAGEGPLSDPFPALADLPEGHPYERVGAEAVRDALAFFDGIAGDAYAGAHTDANALVPTHGGTVKPTARYPAATAAGLASDDRDALLVGFGTLPDFEAPLAAAHLEGAGVPFAARGVTVRFPGIERDDAKVTRYAHLLDRDERVETAAGESTARTALAETVRPHLEGESRVGFPAVLGDDRADAVRADLADRLGVDVFEVPMGPPSLPGLRLEDLLFDALSDAGVRVTTGVPVVDYETGAHGAGSSGPARIDRVTVDRNGSEVPHSADQYVLATGGLVGKGVESDRERVSEPVFDCHVPHPADRYDWFVDDVFGDQPYARFGLPVDRDLRPLDADDALEFANLRAAGAVLGGHDFAAEKSGSGVSLATGYVAGRRAAEGCR is encoded by the coding sequence ATGGCCATCGAAGACGACGTCCTCGTCGTCGGCGGCGGGCTGGCCGGCGCGACCGCCGCGCTGGCCGCGGTCGAGCGGGACGTTCGGGTCCGGCTCGTTTCCCACAAGCAGAGCACGCTCCGCCACGCCAGCGGCCTGATCGACGTGTTGGGCTATACGCCGGCGGGCGAGGGGCCGCTCTCGGACCCGTTTCCCGCCCTCGCGGACCTCCCCGAGGGCCACCCCTACGAGCGAGTCGGGGCCGAGGCGGTCCGCGACGCCCTCGCCTTCTTCGACGGGATCGCGGGCGACGCATACGCGGGCGCACACACCGACGCCAACGCGCTCGTCCCGACCCACGGCGGCACCGTCAAACCGACCGCGCGGTACCCGGCCGCGACCGCCGCCGGGCTGGCGAGCGACGACCGCGACGCCCTGCTCGTCGGCTTCGGGACGCTGCCGGACTTCGAGGCCCCGCTGGCGGCGGCCCACCTCGAGGGCGCGGGCGTCCCCTTCGCGGCCCGCGGGGTCACGGTCCGCTTTCCCGGCATCGAGCGCGACGACGCCAAAGTCACGCGCTACGCCCACCTGCTCGACCGCGACGAACGCGTCGAGACGGCGGCCGGCGAGTCCACCGCGCGAACGGCGCTGGCCGAGACGGTCCGTCCCCACCTCGAGGGCGAGTCCCGCGTCGGGTTCCCGGCGGTCCTCGGCGACGATCGGGCCGACGCGGTCAGGGCCGATCTCGCCGACCGGCTCGGCGTCGACGTCTTCGAGGTCCCGATGGGGCCGCCGAGCCTCCCCGGACTGCGCCTCGAGGACCTGCTGTTCGACGCGCTCTCGGACGCGGGCGTCCGCGTGACGACGGGGGTACCGGTCGTCGACTACGAGACCGGGGCCCACGGCGCGGGCTCGAGCGGCCCCGCGCGGATCGACCGCGTCACCGTCGACCGCAACGGGAGCGAGGTTCCCCACAGCGCGGACCAGTACGTCCTCGCGACCGGCGGACTCGTGGGGAAGGGCGTGGAGTCCGACCGCGAGCGCGTCTCGGAACCGGTCTTCGACTGTCACGTCCCCCACCCCGCCGACCGCTACGACTGGTTCGTCGACGACGTCTTCGGCGACCAGCCATACGCCCGCTTCGGCCTGCCGGTCGACCGCGACCTCCGCCCGCTCGACGCCGACGACGCCCTCGAGTTCGCGAACCTCCGTGCCGCGGGGGCGGTACTGGGCGGCCACGACTTCGCGGCCGAGAAGTCAGGCAGCGGCGTCTCGCTCGCGACGGGCTACGTCGCGGGCCGACGCGCCGCGGAGGGGTGTCGATGA
- the glpK gene encoding glycerol kinase GlpK: MPDTTYVGAVDQGTTGTRFIVFDHEGQVVANAYETHEQIYPEPGWVEHDPMEIWENTTAVIQQALGRAGIAPSQLAAIGVTNQRETTVLWDADSGKPVHNAIVWQDRRTTDRVESLEAEGKVAAIREKTGLEADAYFSATKAEWLLDNADPIKLERARPEDIRDRAEKGDVLFGTIDTWLIYNLTGNHVTEVTNASRTMLYDIHDLEWDEDLLAEFSIPEAMLPEVRPSSDDDTYGTTDPDGFLEAEVPVAGALGDQQAALFGQTCFDAGDAKNTYGTGSFFLMNTGDEAVESDHGLLTTIGFQRSGEPVQYALEGSIFVTGAAIEWLEDMTLIEDPAETAELARSVDSTDGVYVVPAFTGLGAPHWDQRARGTIVGMTRGTRKGHVVRATLESIAYQTRDVAEAMEADSGIEMTSLKVDGGAVKNNFLCQLQSDIIGSEIVRPVVDETTALGSAYAAGLAVGYWDDPDELRSNWQVDAEFEPEMDPDRADRRYERWNDAVERSRDWARDEEE; this comes from the coding sequence GTGCCAGACACAACGTACGTCGGAGCGGTCGACCAGGGAACGACCGGAACCCGGTTCATCGTGTTCGATCACGAGGGTCAGGTCGTCGCGAACGCCTACGAGACACACGAACAGATCTATCCCGAGCCCGGCTGGGTCGAACACGACCCGATGGAGATCTGGGAGAACACCACGGCCGTGATCCAGCAAGCGCTCGGACGGGCGGGGATCGCCCCGTCCCAGCTCGCGGCCATCGGCGTGACCAACCAGCGGGAGACGACGGTTCTCTGGGACGCCGACAGCGGGAAACCGGTCCACAACGCCATCGTCTGGCAGGACCGGCGAACCACCGATCGCGTCGAGTCCCTCGAGGCGGAGGGGAAAGTGGCGGCGATCCGGGAGAAGACCGGCCTCGAGGCCGACGCCTACTTCTCGGCGACGAAAGCCGAGTGGCTGCTCGACAACGCCGATCCGATCAAACTCGAGCGCGCTCGGCCCGAGGACATCCGCGACCGCGCGGAGAAGGGAGACGTTTTGTTCGGGACGATCGACACGTGGCTGATCTACAACCTGACCGGGAACCACGTCACCGAGGTCACGAACGCCTCGCGGACCATGTTGTACGACATCCACGACCTCGAATGGGACGAGGACCTCTTAGCGGAGTTCTCGATCCCCGAGGCGATGTTGCCCGAGGTCCGGCCCTCCAGCGACGACGACACCTACGGCACGACCGACCCCGACGGGTTCCTCGAGGCCGAGGTGCCGGTCGCGGGCGCGCTTGGCGACCAGCAGGCCGCGCTGTTCGGCCAGACCTGTTTCGACGCCGGCGACGCCAAGAACACCTACGGCACCGGCTCTTTCTTCCTGATGAATACCGGCGACGAGGCCGTCGAGAGCGATCACGGGCTGCTGACGACGATCGGCTTCCAGCGCTCGGGAGAACCGGTCCAGTACGCGCTCGAGGGGTCGATCTTCGTCACCGGCGCGGCCATCGAGTGGCTCGAGGACATGACGCTGATCGAGGACCCCGCCGAGACGGCGGAACTCGCCCGCAGCGTCGACTCGACCGACGGCGTCTACGTCGTCCCCGCGTTTACGGGACTCGGCGCGCCCCACTGGGACCAGCGCGCCCGCGGCACCATCGTCGGCATGACCCGCGGCACCCGCAAGGGACACGTCGTTCGCGCGACCCTCGAGTCGATCGCCTACCAGACCCGCGACGTCGCCGAGGCGATGGAGGCCGACTCGGGGATCGAGATGACCTCGCTGAAAGTCGACGGCGGCGCGGTCAAGAACAACTTCCTCTGTCAGCTCCAGTCGGACATCATCGGCTCGGAGATCGTCCGCCCCGTCGTCGACGAGACGACGGCGCTTGGCTCGGCCTACGCGGCCGGCCTCGCCGTCGGCTACTGGGACGACCCCGACGAGCTGCGGAGCAACTGGCAGGTCGACGCCGAGTTCGAGCCCGAGATGGACCCCGACCGCGCGGACCGCCGATACGAACGCTGGAACGACGCCGTCGAGCGCTCGCGCGACTGGGCGCGTGATGAGGAGGAGTAA
- a CDS encoding prolipoprotein diacylglyceryl transferase, producing MSQRNTTETDEEPADERRVAGIDRDSLTGVLRTVRDGVRSGMPAGVAGLASLLSGVRALRRGDRGHAYLRLGAGGLLLAIALDQRRAARDRTGVEPTDVVSTTPDIGRLEGRERDAGSEVAGTSIDIGDAASSPERSSDADAADVDETDVVESGPDAERLADAASGATTADEPERADDAESEPDAADDAESEPDAADDAEPESYEQLGAAAFDEHSSEVPVPQAAFDRTILSLGSEVFWGIREADDAVVVSGQFDPIRDGDGIRYVASSEVDGERSLTVPDAVLNHWDAVAGGGLAVGSGDDLVFLTTDTLGADDQIRVVPEQWLEDALEGGE from the coding sequence GAAACACCACCGAGACCGACGAGGAGCCGGCGGACGAACGACGCGTCGCGGGGATCGACCGCGACTCCCTCACCGGAGTGCTGCGAACCGTCCGGGACGGCGTTCGGTCGGGGATGCCGGCGGGCGTCGCCGGCCTCGCGAGCCTCCTGAGCGGCGTCCGGGCGCTGCGACGCGGCGACCGCGGACACGCCTACCTGCGGCTCGGCGCGGGCGGACTCCTCCTCGCGATCGCGCTCGACCAGCGCCGGGCGGCCCGCGATCGGACCGGCGTCGAACCGACGGACGTCGTCAGCACGACGCCCGATATCGGGCGTCTCGAGGGGCGGGAGCGAGACGCCGGCAGCGAGGTCGCCGGGACGTCGATCGACATCGGGGACGCGGCCTCGAGCCCCGAACGCAGTAGCGACGCGGACGCGGCGGACGTCGATGAAACCGACGTCGTCGAGTCCGGCCCCGACGCGGAGCGCCTCGCCGACGCCGCGAGCGGGGCGACCACTGCGGACGAGCCCGAACGCGCCGACGACGCCGAGAGCGAACCGGACGCCGCCGACGACGCCGAGAGCGAACCGGACGCCGCCGACGACGCCGAACCCGAATCCTACGAGCAACTGGGTGCGGCGGCGTTCGACGAACACAGCAGCGAGGTGCCGGTCCCGCAGGCGGCGTTCGACCGGACGATCCTGTCGCTCGGCTCGGAGGTCTTCTGGGGGATCCGCGAGGCCGACGACGCCGTCGTCGTCTCCGGACAGTTCGATCCGATTCGGGACGGCGACGGGATCCGGTACGTCGCCAGTTCCGAGGTCGACGGCGAGCGGTCGCTGACGGTCCCCGACGCCGTGTTGAACCACTGGGACGCGGTCGCCGGCGGCGGGCTGGCGGTCGGCTCCGGGGACGACCTCGTCTTCCTCACGACCGACACGCTGGGTGCGGACGACCAGATCCGGGTCGTCCCGGAGCAGTGGCTCGAGGACGCCCTCGAGGGCGGCGAGTAA
- a CDS encoding anaerobic glycerol-3-phosphate dehydrogenase subunit C: MSDAERPTDDSGDEFEPIEVFPEAGETDLRPGADDCYKCSTCDTECPVAEVDDEFPGPKFQGPEQWRLKRQDDHDIDESVMKCSNCMRCDSACPSDVPLSQMHNTARAEYVEENVSKFSREYWRNRMLANYRRLAPLGAMFPRTANFVTGLSATRWLGEKLLGIAGERELPEFATETFREWWTKRGGARVENSDKRIAYFHGCYSNYNTPEVAKALVRVYEHFGYEIMVPEQDCSGTPMFANGMLEDARRAAETNVRELAAAIDDGADVVASCSSCSMSLRQEYPELFDFEDTEAVAENTWDAVEYLRVHEDLETELEGTAVGEEFDDFAYHAPCHARNQGLDGQTVELLGLIDGVEAHDVGDSCSGISGTYGWKAENYETSMAIGAEMFDHMDDADATAGLTECPTCSMQMEHGTGYEITHTLEVLAAALVGDGADATGANATGARAE, translated from the coding sequence ATGAGCGACGCAGAACGACCGACCGACGACAGTGGCGACGAGTTCGAACCGATCGAGGTCTTTCCGGAGGCCGGGGAGACCGACCTCCGGCCGGGCGCGGACGACTGCTACAAGTGTTCGACCTGCGACACCGAGTGTCCGGTCGCCGAGGTCGACGACGAGTTCCCCGGTCCGAAGTTCCAGGGGCCCGAGCAGTGGCGGCTCAAACGGCAGGACGACCACGACATCGACGAGTCGGTGATGAAGTGTTCGAACTGCATGCGGTGTGATAGCGCCTGTCCCTCGGACGTGCCGCTCTCGCAGATGCACAACACCGCCCGCGCCGAGTACGTCGAGGAGAACGTGAGCAAGTTCTCCCGGGAGTACTGGCGCAATCGGATGCTCGCGAACTACCGCCGACTCGCCCCGCTGGGGGCCATGTTCCCCCGGACGGCGAACTTTGTCACGGGGCTGTCGGCGACCCGGTGGCTCGGCGAGAAACTGCTCGGAATAGCCGGCGAGCGGGAGTTGCCCGAGTTCGCGACCGAGACGTTCCGCGAGTGGTGGACGAAGCGAGGCGGCGCACGGGTCGAGAACTCCGACAAGCGCATCGCCTACTTCCACGGCTGCTACTCGAACTACAACACCCCCGAGGTCGCGAAGGCGCTCGTCCGCGTCTACGAACACTTCGGCTACGAGATCATGGTCCCCGAGCAGGACTGTTCGGGGACCCCGATGTTCGCCAACGGCATGCTCGAGGACGCCCGTCGCGCCGCCGAGACGAACGTCCGGGAACTCGCCGCGGCCATCGACGACGGGGCCGACGTCGTCGCCTCCTGTAGCTCGTGTTCGATGTCGCTGCGCCAGGAGTACCCCGAACTGTTCGACTTCGAGGACACCGAGGCCGTCGCCGAGAACACCTGGGACGCCGTCGAGTACCTGCGGGTCCACGAGGACCTCGAGACCGAACTCGAGGGGACGGCAGTCGGCGAGGAGTTCGACGACTTCGCCTACCACGCGCCGTGTCACGCCCGCAATCAGGGTCTGGACGGTCAGACGGTCGAACTGCTCGGCCTGATCGACGGCGTCGAGGCCCACGACGTCGGCGACTCCTGTTCGGGCATCTCCGGCACCTACGGCTGGAAGGCGGAGAACTACGAAACCTCCATGGCGATCGGGGCGGAGATGTTCGATCACATGGACGACGCGGACGCGACGGCGGGCCTGACGGAGTGTCCGACCTGCTCGATGCAGATGGAACACGGCACCGGCTACGAGATCACCCACACCCTCGAGGTGCTTGCGGCGGCGCTCGTCGGGGACGGGGCGGACGCGACAGGGGCGAACGCGACGGGGGCACGCGCGGAGTAA